Genomic window (Ailuropoda melanoleuca isolate Jingjing chromosome 7, ASM200744v2, whole genome shotgun sequence):
AGAAGATCATCTAAGGGATCGTCTAgtattaaaatgctattttatgattaggttcctttatgtttatcttttctttttttttaagaatatgaatttACCCATGTTAATTATAGAAATCCGTTTCTAACTAATGCATTTATTTGATTCTTAGTCCCATTAGGAGGTGATCAGGTTAAGAGTAATGAAGGTGATTTATCAGGGAGGAAGTTATGGTAGACTCATTTGCATATCTCcataatatttagaataatatGTACTTGACACATTACagttcacttcctttttttttttttaaatggggaagtTACTTTGGTTTGCCACTTTATTAGGGGAAATTAAATGGCAAGGCTGGAGTAAGAATCCAAGGTCCCTGACTAGTGCTGTTATACCATGATAAATGGCCTGggaaaaaattattctcttatgattttttttttttaaagattttatttatttatttgacagagatagagacagccagcgagagagggaacacaagcagggggtgtgggagaggaagaagcaggctcacagcgaagagcccgatgtggggctcgatcccataacgctgggatcacgccctgagccgaaggcagacgcttaaccgctgtgccacccaggcgcccctctcttatGATGTTTAATCAGTAAGAAGAGTAAACTTTATAttggagaaatatattttacccCACAGCAGAAACTTCACGTCATAGGAATCAACTTGGGTTATTGGGCAGAAATAGGGTCTCAGATTAGGTTTCCTGCATTGGTCGTAGTCTGGTGCACAGTAGGCTCTCAgtaagtgtttattgaatgacTGTTGTCTGGTCCCCCCCTGCAAATGAATTCAGAATAGGGGAGGGGTGATGGAGATTGCCTTTGCAGGCCCCTTCAGGTGATTGTTCCTGCTAATTTTCGTCGGTGGCAAGTAACAGTGATGGGTTGAACATAGTTGTTTGTGTAGGAATCTTGGAAGTTTGGTGTTtagaacacaaaatattttaagatttagaCCACCAATCCTGAGTATAAATTAAATCCAAAAGGACTTTCGTTTTGGTTTaatcaaattataatttaataatttaaactattttgaacagtaagtggattttttttttttttggcctactGACTTGATTGACATTGACTCACTTGCACATAGAATTAAATCCAAAAAATTGTCAACTATGTTTTTAGATAAGGCTTGATTATGAAATACAAATCGTATATTTTTCTCCCAGTAACTCACAAATGTGTTTCATAcaagctttgaaaataaaaataatgacattagaATACTTAAGAATATTTAATTACATTGTCACGTAATAAGATCCCACAAAAGTGTTTTTAAGCTTGGTTTTTTTCAGGAGAGAAGAGACTTGGTAATATCCTACAGAATATCCACTGACCTTAGGGTAGTtagtaaaatgaatataaagaaactaaagacaaaaacCGGCTTGTTGTTCAAAGCATTTCACTGTTTACGTTGCTTAGTGACCGTAAACTACCAGACCGGAAGCTTTTTCTGCGCACGCTCCGAAGGTAATTGCGATAGAGCATGACACTGATGACGCGAGCCTGAAATTGTTTTGAAACAATGTAGTAGAGAATCACATCCAGGCAGGTGCTGAGGTTCATGAGGAAGGTGGTAAAGGCCCCCCAGGGATTGTAACTGTTCTCATCCCCTTCCAGCATCAGGAAAGCAAAACAGATGTGGAAAGGCATAAAGCAGACGATCACCTGCACCATTAGTGTGATGATGATTCTTATAGACTTCTCCTTGACTTTGGGTTTCAGCTTAGATGTCTTCCCGTGAAGGAGACTATGAATGATGACTAAGTAGCACCCAATCATGATGAACAGgggaatcaagaaaaaaaatatcagtcgAGTGAAGTTTAACATGTTAATAGCTTTTAAGTGGATGATGTCAGAAATCTTCAGGCAGGTGGGGGGTGTGGAGGCTTTATCTGGGTCTTCATAGAGCAGCAGAAGTGGGATGGTGGTGGTCAGGGTCATTATCCAGACCCCCACGCATGCTAGCACGGCTTTGCCTGTGTTTTTAAGTTCTTTGGCATATTTTGGCTGCACAATGGCCATGTATCTGTCGGCACTAATAAAAGCGAGAAGCCATAGAGCAATACTTGGATAAAACACCGTGAGGGCCCCAAGAATCTGGCAGAAGTACTCTCCAAATGGCCATTCACCTTTTGCATAATAAAACATCCGAAAGGGTAAGCTCATTATAAATATTAAGTCCAATAATGCTACATTCATCATATAGATGGTTACAGTGGTTCTCTTCTTGGTGGTACAGCTAAAAACCCATAAGGCAGTGGCAttaacaaataatccaattatgaAGATACAGCTGTAGAAGACAAGGGCTGCGATCTTGTATTCTTCTGGGTGTGAATCGTTTGAAGGGCCAGGTTGAGCTTGATTGTGAGGAGTGGTCATCTTATGGCTTGCTGGGGAAATGACACTTAGAAACTGTAAAATAGTTAAGAATAGGAGGAATAAAACcctttgttgaaaaataaatacttaacacTCTCATACTTGGGATGCCAGTGGATTTTAATTGTAAGAGTATTTTATGTTGTAGAGTCAATATATGTGTCTtagtatttattaagaaatacatttcctagGTATTATGACTAATATGCACTAACCTATTAAAATGATCTGGTGTGTTATAAAGCACTggcaaatttattcattttctctctgctcacttcccttttcccttaaagaataaccttttttaaaaatgatttttcctgtGCTGTGAAATTGGGTAGCAACTATTCTTATAAAAAACATTCTTTGGGACTAAGTAGGCCATTCAGAATTTCGAATCTTACAAAATAGCTTGCTACTTTTTTATCATCTTTATTCTGCTTAAATGGTTTTTAACCCAGGTTAGTAATGtccaaaaaaatgaatttttactcactaaatatagttttaatatgtaaaatgtgtATTAGAAAACTAATGAAGGAACCACATAACTGGTTAATTCACAGTAATTCTCATTTGAGAGcaagaacttttccttttgcCTACTATATTCCCACTGCTTCTTGAGTCCATAGGAGTGctcattaagtaaatatttgccaaattgATGGATGAGTGAAGGAGAGACCCACAGCAACTACTCTGGTTTGTCAATAAATATGTGCTTGGTTAGttattaaacctttttttttttttaagtggaaacaCTTTCTCATAGTAGTATGTTCTTTCTCAATTTTCAGAGGTCTAAAAACAGCAGTGTGTTGTGCCATGGTCTACAGATTAAGAACTTGACTCTTAGAACAATAGATGAGCTAGTTTTTAATACACAGTTGCAAGTGCCTAACACTGTGTTCCAGATGGTGTTTTCCAGTGTCCTAGAAATGGATGTCACTGGTGTCCACAGAAAGCAGCACCTTGAGAAGAGGACACTGCTAGTGTAGTAACTGTCATGCCTTCACGCTACCTAGATGGAGAAACTTAAGTATTATTggtcaaattaaatttaaaaaaggagtatCAAAGACAAGTAGTTATTAATTAGAAGTCACTCAATAACTTCAGGTGTATGCAGAAACTAATTCCCATCACCAAAAAAACAGTGTCCATTTCTAATGGAAAGGAGTTTAGCTGTGATTGTGAATATCATCAACCCTTCTCAGAGTGAAACTTCCATCACCCATGATGCAACATCAACagcagtgattttaaaaataaactcgcTTACAGAGAGATGGAATCTTGTGGTATCCCCTTGAAACATGGAGGTGTTAGAAAAGTTTCCTTCAGAAATGTCACTTGGCAAAGTGGGCTGTCTCTAATTCAGCCCTAAGTCTCTCTTTAGTGAGAACTGTGGGGGTGATTAGTAGTCTGGTTAGTGGCATCATGGGCTgttgataatttaaaatgaatttgagcaaaaaaataaaaaataaaatgaatgtgagCAACTGCTGTGAACAAACACAAGATATgagtttgtttttccatttcctccctctcttccttttttccttccttcttgactACAGCTAGTTTGCCAAGTAATTAGGTTAGATATGATTTTGGATTAGAATTCTATGTATTAATAGCCtgtattaattaaaatttccaaatattggtgtgactagaattttaatttctatcaaatgagaaaagtactacatagaaaaattaaatctcCAGTATTATAGAAAGGAGGGTAATTTTggaggctttttaaattttcattgaatttttaaatagtagCAATTgtaatgtaaatgaaattttgtatcttttttctcttttgatattGTTTCTGGACTCCCTTCCGCCATCCTCATCCCTGAATTTTGTTGTAAATTTCATAGTTAGAAACCTTGAGTAAATCTTTTAACCCCCACTGGGCTCAGGCTGCTTTTATGTCGCCAACACTTGTATTCATTTGCTTAAGGTTGAAAACAATATGTGTGATGCATGTTTTAAAGGCATCCGGATAGGTTGTGCtgtgtacacacaaacacattttgggcaaatattaaaaagtgattGGCTTTCAAATCAgcgttttaaaaattttagattcaGTAACTAtctatagtctttttttaaagatttatttatttgagagagagagagagagagagagagagagaacgagtgggggaggggcagagagagagggagagagagaatccccagcagactatgtgctgagcacagagccccatgtggggcttgatctcaagaccctgagatcatgaccagagctgaaatcaagagtcagatgcttaactgagtgagctacccaggtgccccatagtctttttttttttttttttaagcatttaagtACATTTTGTGAAACAGTGTATGTAATTGAAACCAAGTGACAAAGACTCCTAAATATACTTAGGATTTATTATAACAGCATTTTCCTTaagctgaaaaaaattacatttactaTTAACGTAAAACGGtgttgaaagtaaataaaaagtcaCAATAGTGCAGGAACATGACAGTATAACCCATTTCAAGGTTCTTTGCCAGCATGGTGTCAATAATGTATTATTaagacaaattattttgaaacttaGTAAGTATAGCActacttttttttctgtcacatacaaagttattacaatattattggccATTTTTCCCATGCTGTACTGTTCCTCCCCATGCCTTACTTACAGCAGGAAGTTTGTTCCTCTTAAGTATAGCATTCCTTGGTGATAATCTGTGATAAAATTAACTAAATGTTACTTACCTCCTGTCCATCAAAAGGCGGTGTTAGAGAGGAGCATTTTTCATTATATCCAATTATGTAAAAGAGCTATCTTGGTTAAAGTAGCTCTTTCTAGAAAAGGTATATTTAAGAAATGcagtatttcttttgttttaggctcttcttttcctttacaaAGTTGTTTGAAATATAATAGTTGGCATAGGAGTTGGTACTCGTTCGGCTGTAATTGCTGCTTTGTTTCTTTCAGGAAGTACTCTCTGAAATGAGGCTTTTTCAGCTTATGACTTTACCCTGGATGTGGTTTCTCTCACAAATGATTTGTTTATGAAGTCATGATTAGCATAAACTCCTCTTGAAATGAGGGCATATGGTTAAGAGAATCAAACAAAAGAGGAAGATGTATTCAGTTCATTTACTTTCATGCTTAATATCTTTTGCATCATCTATTGAAAGAGATTGAGATTTGGTGTTGACTAGGATGGGATTCATAATATagctttttcactttttaagctgtgtgactttgtctagttacttaacccactgagtctcAGTTCCTACTTAGCCTCTATAcagttaagagagagagaatacttaTCTGATAGTATTATTGAGGACTCTAAACCAGAAAAATCCCAGGTGCTTAACATAGTGCCTTGCACTTTGTACTAATTTAGGTACTCCTAAACAGAGTTAACCCTTTACTACAAATTTCCTGAAATCATCCAAACCCACTTCTGTTGTTCAGATATTTCTAAGTGGTTAAAATTGGGATCCTCAGTTATTTGCTTCTGCCTTGcatatgcatttatgtattttggtttgcatccaccccccccccaagagagAGGAGTGAGTgcgaggtgggtggggggaaggggcagagggaggaggagagaccatctcaagcagactcgccgcCCTGAACACAaggcttgatttcacgaccctgagatcatgacccgagctgaaatcaagagttagatgcttaactgagccacccaggtgcccctactttattatttatttatttaattttaaaaatttatttatttatttatttatttattttttaaagattttatttatttatttgacagagacagccagcgagagagggaacacaagcaggggggtgggagaggaagaagcaggctcctagcagaggagcctgatgtgaggctccatcccagaatgctgggatcacgccctgagccgaaggcagacgctcaacgactgtgccacctaggcgccccttactttattttttaatccccaaTGCATTCTGTCCCTTTTCTGTCACATGGAAGTCTAGAAATAATCGCTTTTGTATAAACATCTCTGCAAATTGCTAAGAAAGGACTGGAATTCTTCAGTGGAATAATTTGCATGTTGGGAGTATTTTAACCTCGGAAGGGAAGTGAAACCAATGGAAAGGGAAGTGAGCGACCCCAATCATCGCCTGCCTCCTTACATTAGATATTTTACTTtcgcttttcttaaaaaaaattatctcatttgcttgtcttaaaattttacttatctttatttttggtgATGCATGATTTGTCAACTTTGAGAAGGTACATGAACTTAACTATTTGCTTTTTGACTTTAAGACAGTTTGAGGGCCTGTGCTCTTTTTGTCCTCAGATAAACACCGTAGTAAGTCTGTGActtataaaagttatttaaattcttgcCTTTGGTGATTAAGTGCTTTTGATTGTGATACACTGCCATCGTCATAGCAATGGGTTTTAGAAGCATTGACAGCAACCTAAAGCAAGTCCTTCTTGCGTGGATGGGGATGCAAGGCTCAGAGAGGACCAGTCACTTGCTGAGGAACTCagaacccctcccccacccgcacCCCCGGTCCTCCCTTTTCCACCCTGGCTGCTGGAATAAACTTGTTACAAGGTGATTGCATTGGCATATTCACCAGACAGGATTTATTCATTGCTGGTTACGTTCATCAGATTTTATGCATGGATGTATGTTTCATGTGGAGTTCGAGAGTTTGATATTTCAGCTGGAGTAGGAGCCCCTTATCTGCAGATCCAGTCTTTTCATTGACTTAATTTCATATACCCTGTgacaaatttttttccttaaatattgaTTAATGCTCCCTGTGCTGCTAAAATCAACCGGTACAGCGATGGCACATAGCTCATTAAGGTTTGAGTCCTTTATTGTAcccagggagatttttttttccaacttgcCTGTCTTTCAGAGAGAGGGGTAGAGGCGCAGCTCAAGGGCAGATCAGCTCTCACTGCCCACTTCCTCTCCATGTGACTCATGTGAGACCTTCTGCATTCGCTCTTCCCTGCCTTTCGAGAGCTGTTCCACCAGCTGTCACATCTCTTGGCTTGGCCAGCGGCTGTGTGTCTTTAAGTCTTAGTTCCAGTGCTGCCCTTTCCACGAAATGTTCTCTGGCCTCTGAAGCTGGGTTGGTTATTCACCCCTGCAAGGTTCCTTGGCACTTGGTACTTGCCCCTGTAGCGGCCTGTGTTTGTATTATCATTGAATAGTTCCTTCCCTTTTATCCTCCACTAAATCGAAGTTTCTCGGGGTTGGCATGTgtagtatatgtgtgtgtgtagcaagcatttaataaatattggtggAATGTGTGACTGAAAACGTAGGTGAAGAAGTGGAGGGTTGAGGGAATCGTGGGTGTGTTGCTGAGCTGGGTGACAGCATCAGGGACGCTTTGACCCACTTAGGGGAGGGGACCTGCCAATCACCAGGCTGACATGGAGACTCAGGCTCTGGGCGGtgaccctcctctcctccccatg
Coding sequences:
- the GPR18 gene encoding N-arachidonyl glycine receptor, encoding MTTPHNQAQPGPSNDSHPEEYKIAALVFYSCIFIIGLFVNATALWVFSCTTKKRTTVTIYMMNVALLDLIFIMSLPFRMFYYAKGEWPFGEYFCQILGALTVFYPSIALWLLAFISADRYMAIVQPKYAKELKNTGKAVLACVGVWIMTLTTTIPLLLLYEDPDKASTPPTCLKISDIIHLKAINMLNFTRLIFFFLIPLFIMIGCYLVIIHSLLHGKTSKLKPKVKEKSIRIIITLMVQVIVCFMPFHICFAFLMLEGDENSYNPWGAFTTFLMNLSTCLDVILYYIVSKQFQARVISVMLYRNYLRSVRRKSFRSGSLRSLSNVNSEML